In Mycoplasmopsis californica, one genomic interval encodes:
- the obgE gene encoding GTPase ObgE: protein MAKFIDEIKIQLIAGKGGDGMISFRREAHVDKGGPDGGDGGRGGNIYFVGDLGKNTLLSLYGNKKITADDGVNGGPKNLYGAAGKDKYIQVPIGTVVYKNGKVVADIIEPKEYLVAKGGQGGRGNMKFKSPRNTAPRISENGTKGEQYEAHIVLKIMSDVGVVGKPSAGKSTLLSAISNAKAKIAEYEFTTLVPQLGMVKYYDKSFVIADLPGLIEGASQGKGLGIQFLRHIERCRVIAHIIDFGSEYKDPIADFEIINQELKSYSLNLENKDQLVIANKSDLPNFAVNIAKFKEKYPHTKIVEISALGVENLDEVKKELLELIELNKLKPTEEIEDDSVVEIQLEEDYKVISPYAGYFEISGPKIQQLYDKIPLVSYDNLLRFNHILKKIGVWDELIKKGIQTGDNVRIFEYEFEWDGEY, encoded by the coding sequence ATGGCGAAGTTTATTGATGAAATTAAAATTCAGCTGATTGCTGGAAAAGGTGGTGATGGAATGATTTCGTTTCGCCGTGAGGCCCACGTTGATAAAGGTGGGCCAGACGGCGGCGATGGCGGCCGTGGTGGTAATATCTATTTTGTAGGTGATTTAGGAAAAAATACTCTTTTATCACTATACGGAAACAAAAAAATTACTGCTGATGATGGAGTTAATGGTGGCCCGAAAAACCTATATGGAGCTGCGGGAAAAGATAAATATATACAAGTTCCAATTGGTACAGTTGTTTATAAAAATGGTAAAGTAGTTGCCGATATTATTGAGCCAAAAGAATATTTGGTGGCAAAAGGCGGTCAAGGTGGCCGTGGCAATATGAAATTTAAATCTCCACGGAACACCGCTCCAAGAATAAGTGAAAACGGTACAAAAGGCGAGCAATATGAAGCTCATATTGTTTTAAAAATAATGTCAGATGTCGGTGTTGTTGGTAAGCCATCAGCTGGAAAAAGTACATTATTGAGTGCAATAAGTAATGCTAAAGCTAAAATTGCTGAATATGAATTTACAACGTTAGTGCCACAACTAGGGATGGTTAAATATTATGACAAATCATTTGTAATTGCAGACTTGCCTGGATTAATTGAAGGGGCATCACAAGGAAAAGGATTAGGTATTCAATTTTTACGCCACATTGAGCGTTGCCGTGTAATTGCTCACATTATTGATTTTGGTAGCGAATACAAGGATCCGATCGCAGATTTTGAAATAATTAACCAAGAGTTAAAATCATACAGCTTAAATCTTGAAAATAAGGATCAATTAGTTATAGCTAATAAGTCTGATTTACCAAATTTTGCGGTTAATATTGCTAAATTTAAAGAAAAATATCCTCATACTAAGATTGTTGAAATTAGTGCCTTAGGTGTTGAAAATCTTGACGAGGTTAAAAAAGAATTACTTGAACTAATTGAACTTAACAAATTGAAACCGACTGAAGAAATTGAAGATGATTCAGTTGTGGAAATTCAACTTGAAGAAGATTATAAGGTGATTTCTCCATATGCAGGGTATTTTGAAATTAGTGGACCAAAAATCCAGCAATTATATGACAAAATTCCACTAGTTAGCTACGATAACCTCTTAAGATTTAATCATATTTTAAAAAAAATTGGCGTCTGAGATGAATTAATAAAAAAAGGTATTCAAACAGGTGATAATGTTAGAATATTTGAATATGAATTTGAATGAGACG
- a CDS encoding Cof-type HAD-IIB family hydrolase: protein MKKKPIVFSDVDGTIYTSNGYVSISNLNVIKNNNLSFNIATGNPICPKMFKLAKLTNADYIIGSSGVQIYDFKHYKFVREEFILPADVKKIFDLFREHKISAAGWSSDAFYIFREDDKEFLNRIYFKYENFDQFELYEGQEIKKVSKIEVYFEMTENVDELMEKLKKFNVKLIKTHMNLEILPKGASKGRAILWMLENIFTQHSTNDVMVIGDSENDFSMFKRFNYSYAMDNSKDFVKEKAKYVTRSVQEHGLGLAILDYLSKFNSGEVDKTEPNIIDEDDD from the coding sequence ATGAAAAAGAAACCTATAGTTTTTAGCGATGTCGACGGTACAATTTACACTTCAAATGGTTATGTATCAATTAGTAATTTAAATGTTATTAAAAATAATAATTTAAGCTTCAATATTGCAACTGGTAACCCTATTTGTCCAAAAATGTTTAAGTTAGCAAAACTAACAAACGCTGACTACATTATTGGATCTAGTGGTGTACAAATTTATGATTTTAAGCATTATAAATTTGTTCGTGAAGAATTTATTTTACCAGCAGATGTTAAAAAAATTTTCGACTTATTTAGAGAACATAAAATTTCAGCAGCTGGTTGAAGTTCGGATGCTTTTTATATTTTTCGTGAGGACGATAAAGAATTTTTAAATAGAATCTATTTCAAATATGAAAATTTCGATCAATTTGAACTTTATGAAGGTCAAGAAATCAAAAAAGTATCAAAAATCGAGGTATACTTTGAGATGACTGAAAATGTTGATGAATTGATGGAAAAACTAAAAAAATTCAATGTTAAATTAATTAAAACACATATGAATCTTGAAATCCTTCCGAAAGGAGCATCAAAAGGCAGAGCGATTCTTTGAATGTTGGAAAATATTTTTACTCAGCACTCAACAAATGATGTTATGGTAATTGGAGATAGCGAAAACGATTTTAGTATGTTCAAACGTTTCAATTATTCATATGCAATGGACAACTCAAAAGACTTTGTAAAAGAAAAAGCTAAATATGTTACTCGTTCAGTCCAAGAACATGGATTGGGATTGGCGATTTTAGATTATTTATCGAAATTTAATTCAGGCGAGGTTGATAAAACTGAACCTAATATTATTGATGAAGATGATGATTAA
- the deoD gene encoding purine-nucleoside phosphorylase: MIPTPHIHAKQGEIAKTVLMPGDPLRAKFIAETFLEPGFKLVNTVRNMFIYTGKYQGKEVSIAGSGMGCPSIGIYSYELFAFYGVENIIRIGSAGAYVKELKLYDTVLATHAVADSDHFRRLVLGAQHASKVSKPSQELNNKIIESAKKQGIKLVEGTIHSSDVFYSAQTLEERIKDTGAICVEMESVALFTNAEKLGKNAACLLTISDNIATHEVTTAEERQTAFTNMMKVALGIL, encoded by the coding sequence ATGATACCAACACCACACATACATGCAAAGCAAGGCGAAATTGCCAAAACAGTATTAATGCCAGGGGATCCTTTAAGAGCCAAATTTATAGCCGAGACATTTCTTGAACCTGGTTTTAAATTAGTAAATACAGTAAGAAATATGTTTATTTACACTGGAAAATATCAAGGAAAAGAAGTTTCAATAGCCGGCTCAGGAATGGGATGTCCATCAATTGGAATTTATAGCTATGAATTATTTGCTTTTTATGGCGTTGAAAATATTATTCGTATTGGCTCAGCCGGTGCTTATGTTAAGGAACTAAAATTATATGACACAGTTCTTGCTACACACGCAGTTGCTGACAGCGACCATTTTCGTAGATTAGTTTTAGGTGCTCAACATGCATCAAAAGTCTCAAAACCATCTCAAGAATTAAATAATAAAATTATTGAATCAGCTAAAAAACAAGGTATCAAACTTGTTGAAGGAACAATTCACTCGTCAGACGTTTTCTATTCTGCTCAAACATTAGAAGAAAGAATTAAAGACACTGGTGCTATTTGTGTTGAAATGGAATCAGTCGCTTTATTCACAAATGCTGAAAAATTAGGTAAAAATGCTGCTTGTTTATTAACTATTTCAGATAACATAGCTACTCATGAGGTAACAACCGCCGAAGAAAGACAAACAGCATTTACAAACATGATGAAAGTTGCTTTAGGTATCTTATAA